The Juglans microcarpa x Juglans regia isolate MS1-56 chromosome 2S, Jm3101_v1.0, whole genome shotgun sequence genome has a window encoding:
- the LOC121251769 gene encoding uncharacterized protein LOC121251769 codes for MLMALTAKNKVGFVDGSIAKPVGTSSLFHSWTRCSNMILSWLLNSLSKEIAASVIYVESAKEVWSDLQERFSQGNGPWIFQLQKSIASLMQNDLSVSAYFTQMKGLWDQLMNYRPLLVCSCGGLRTLMAMHQQDYVMCFLMGLNDSFSQVRGQILLIDPLPPMNKVFSLVLQEERQRDIGSPLISHIPSAALSSTAKQAHQIKPSTRKDRPICSHCSVPGHTIEKCFKLYPPGYRSKGKYSTPSSSAHQVAGDSASSFPLTPQQCQQLIALLNSESHVSQTANVISSVDNLSGPHPLENDWEG; via the exons ATGCTAATGGCCCTCACTGCCAAGAACAAAGTTGGTTTCGTTGATGGCTCTATTGCCAAACCAGTAGGtacttcttctctttttcatagCTGGACCAGATGCAGTAACATGATCTTGTCTTGGCTTCTTAATTCTCTTTCTAAAGAGATTGCTGCTAGTGTCATATATGTCGAATCTGCCAAGGAAGTTTGGTCTGATCTTCAAGAACGTTTCTCTCAAGGAAATGGTCCTTGGATCTTTCAACTGCAGAAGTCTATTGCTTCTCTTATGCAAAATGATCTCTCTGTTAGTGCATATTTCACTCAAATGAAAGGTTTATGGGATCAATTGATGAACTATAGACCCTTACTTGTATGTTCATGTGGAGGTCTGCGTACATTGATGGCCATGCATCAGCAAGACTATGTTATGTGTTTCTTGATGGGGCTGAATGACTCATTCTCTCAAGTGCGTGGTCAAATCCTTTTGATTGATCCACTTCCTCCTATGAACAAGGTTTTCTCTCTTGTTCTTCAAGAAGAGCGTCAGAGAGACATTGGATCACCTCTTATCTCTCACATTCCATCTGCTGCACTCTCATCAACAGCAAAACAGGCTCATCAGATTAAACCCTCCACTCGCAAAGATAGACCTATTTGCTCCCATTGTTCTGTTCCTGGGCATACAATTGAAAAATGCTTCAAGTTATATCCTCCTGGATATCGCTCCAAAGGAAAATATTCCACTCCATCATCTTCAGCTCATCAAGTTGCTGGTGATTCTGCCTCTTCATTTCCACTCACACCACAGCAATGCCAACAGCTTATAGCTCTTCTCAATTCTGAATCACATGTGTCTCAGACAGCCAATGTGATTTCTTCAGTTGATAATCTTTCTG GACCTCACCCATTGGAGAATGATTGGGAAGGGTAA